The proteins below come from a single Mercenaria mercenaria strain notata chromosome 3, MADL_Memer_1, whole genome shotgun sequence genomic window:
- the LOC123523784 gene encoding uncharacterized protein LOC123523784, with translation MHRDTMSRNPNRRKRFWCALWITCVLLQQCREVLLMNVLQMQNERTQLPRNQDHGNTTYDHSQLRQSSKQQKQNVLRKTEPAKYDEEIKGFPFRPGHLGKSGEPQEDSTNKVSRRSIVQRDEEVHKVVSAVKHVAKKLKFKQENAETLKASVCHKSKLKHLEHFWKRQPVVYNLYLLSSAVVASIGSCHKVMISHVEELVDNLGSEDAIELLEESVPIIESIRKITDDDTLGQEDDNRLLEPESPEKHHFKHMRHILVDSIDKVHIFSALLNKENKNETRTVASDLEEKIEETMLEYDIMSQILNIQPNKKIQKRSADTINNKHEVFRTSTEAAFKSFTSSSKKRLNKLHSKALTVIAGRYKHDTDDHHSTKVRDSSGYSTLEGKGIRNHRSVEDYESLVMIRNENFPCKLLSFCGNKLCFKPYDEQFLIDQLWVWENGYLQHRGTYKYVTRHTETDTISLQYELPSEKFTFSGRSFFLTDNSSCTIFVDDEDSDAQLKISCQKTPQVWSFTTFQEAKNSIASIACLFLIQDIETCSVVTPQNSSGMQLLVTKPIDESDMINQVWQWDQQYIRHYSSKLYLTSGPKGITPRALTLEKDTIEKWVFDDHELQMFSSTEGAVLDTTNGKVSLDTSSKSRVNLTTANESDLLNCESRGHYFAIKHAEEPCKVLCVKSESVGPDNLFRVVAVSISFVTGMLLGLMSLACTEHNKAFKIAFAVGVLSAAVCAAVIESSKLFLKEYQTVEFREFYTAKPLTCLWHDYTGKLRSADNNRVFNLESSSDGVGFVVRLNAETDQAWLFKNGTIFGNFSTSCEINLKDNKELDVQQSDTLLFSCKETASKNASWTKVYHDGTMNFRRQVVCMYFLQQTNEQKCAFLTADKNLSEPIPQVYSNEQLLDQVWYSSGNSLENVGTGESFNENISNFQKIPYDEADKIISVLTKCHHSRFFIQSENFPCKLLTVSTDAGSYKLALREYSIEMYFNQLWTSNNGHFYNIGTGKRLATHRRNLSSFEFILSNSDFIQYDDWSFENKTIKSTNSGCSLFATEVDGDIEVQCKNRTKSRWDIVPFDENFAFLKSVLCTFFIQNQNPPCTFLTANKTNELVFLEYMATDVIDDQLWFMSDGRLVNLQSGMPLTIKAQGNEITISNDESGTELKWTYLNEMLLEQNSKEYLTGFASVRLATENEVLVNKSKFWNIINSNTIANHLNTFTCHSSNTKFFFLKNQIRPCELLTATSDKHLSFEIFDEELIEKQLWYIENGRLFNVYTGNVTKFVKDKSGTFNIKISEMLIYDTEQIIYPMNDKLVHVYNTTHECFLSYIEHNGSSSLTCQFTESKASEWKRVDFNEELRNADDLICLFFLRSKLAPCEYLTGYEEKEVVKVRPRINELIDNQLFYWRNEYIVHMKTGLLLTASIDRSSEVTLQQEGTETETYYQHWSALGSQIVPLRHYYLALEVNTDIDGKVVLAKSYCENQTAWSQQWLEEPYHTLTDTYVSEPRDECIVEEKTNNTVFFIRSKAHPCLVLAGSDQGSSPYFEVFDPDDIDRFIWFRDNHHIINLKTDLALMIDFEEGSNENNVIMWQYYAFSLAQKWTRNKDDIFRSGLQNNCFLQSENLDGIVTIVSKCSELVMSDLEMVMYGEDADAISSLTCTFFIKSNAKHCELLTHIGGNRIRTRPLLTDQILHQLWYWKGKKLVNYGNNGVMIITNTSNTVKLHTSYDSRYGYSWLYTNSFFKSQQVKNAFITISETTGEIVADSILQTSPELQQWILIDRDEGVNNPSQLICTDSFKDKKLYVVRSEHDSCPLLTATDSSSIGVAKMSNSFSSNGLWMKDNSHIIHTNQRKCLSVKESVVSGTSVFLQQKYFYEKLQHWSTDDDVIKSKYTNHSQYLTFTGSKVVMANNLADNHDKQKWKWYTVEQIENNDKLLRCSRCYNKGEETASEVISYIPVFGWLYNLGRSIAYGAKNCPDIAISSLIDGIIDVALDVIVALSAGTASALAYGVKTGLKLGVKAGFNAVKTALKSMIKVTFKSMKSNILKFVRRGLKKNISGQLTRIHMKSKVVSSAIKNRFLRLKSLKSTKLFRLKSWIKKTLKFKTIAHIKDISTYKKKFKATIYKIKSSLKRIPHILQRKGEYLQNKASEKLKVFGNSLANRAEKAVKKVDDLSSTIDNIHRRCKRALGNCVKPILNDITDYKDEIPRISGNPIKNDLEELAKKHVLPDKGQVAVVGLKQGNKFIETAEETIDKLRSAGTKPKYKFPLPATNPKTYKGKDVMHTEQSLIDRIENTVKQKCKKQDPCEVILYTKLAPCNEREPPNAVPCLTYLTEQCKTWFQSSSTKCKIIFTETYLDDIFTAKMDESLASVFGRKKPIHNEFPDAIREVKKFAEQNLLNLQNRVSRVSWNLKFSERQKRIFGHAMSEAVKIAEDDISLFWLNLFGRLDDIFRDYPVKAGVKRIREQIDKEVQELIRVSLNVEAKNRITAKAIFDIKYSSGAGDSITFYRT, from the exons ATGCACAGAg ATACAATGTCAAGGAATCCGAACAGAAGAAAACGGTTTTGGTGTGCGCTTTGGATAACTTGTGTTCTCCTACAGCAATGTAGAGAAGTGTTGTTAATGAACGTGCTACAGATGCAGAATGAGCGAACTCAGTTGCCGAGAAACCAAGACCATGGCAACACTACGTATGATCACTCCCAGCTGAGGCAGTCTAGTaaacaacagaaacaaaatgtCTTGCGCAAAACAGAACCTGCAAAGTATGACGAAGAAATTAAAGGTTTTCCTTTCCGGCCCGGGCACTTGGGTAAGTCTGGTGAACCACAAGAAGATTCCACAAACAAAGTATCAAGACGTTCAATAGTTCAGAGGGATGAGGAAGTACATAAGGTCGTTTCCGCTGTGAAACACGTAGCCAAAAAGCTTAAATTCAAGCAAGAAAATGCAGAGACCTTAAAAGCCAGTGTCTGTCACAAATCCAAGTTAAAACATTTGGAACATTTTTGGAAAAGACAGCCAGTGGTCTATAACTTATATTTGCTATCAAGTGCGGTCGTTGCTAGCATAGGATCGTGCCATAAAGTTATGATAAGTCATGTAGAAGAATTAGTTGATAATTTGGGAAGCGAGGACGCCATTGAACTTCTAGAAGAATCCGTTCCTATCATTGAGTCTATCAGAAAGATTACAGACGACGATACTCTCGGACAAGAAGACGACAATCGGCTTCTTGAACCAGAAAGTCCAGAAAAGCATCATTTTAAACATATGAGACATATCTTAGTCGACAGCATTGACAAAGTGCACATATTCTCTGCCCTACTGAATAAAGAGAATAAAAACGAGACCCGAACAGTCGCATCCGACCTGGAAGAAAAGATTGAGGAAACAATGCTAGAGTATGACATTATGTCTCAGATTTTAAATATCCAGCCAAACAAGAAAATACAGAAACGTAGCGCTGACACCATTAATAACAAACACGAAGTATTTCGGACATCGACAGAAGCTGCTTTCAAGTCATTCACatcttcaagcaaaaaaagaTTGAATAAACTTCATTCAAAAGCACTTACAGTTATTGCGGGACGTTACAAACACGATACAGATGACCATCATTCTACCAAAGTTAGGGATAGCTCCGGTTATTCAACCTTAGAAGGAAAGGGGATCCGAAATCACAGATCTGTTGAAGATTATGAATCGTTAGTAAtgataagaaatgaaaattttccttGCAAACTTTTGTCGTTTTGTGGAAATAAGCTGTGTTTCAAACCATATGATGAACAATTTTTAATTGATCAATTATGGGTTTGGGAAAACGGATACCTGCAACACCGTGGTACATATAAGTATGTGACCAGACATACAGAAACAGATACAATATCTTTACAGTATGAATTACCTTCGGAGAAATTTACGTTTAGTGGCCGCAGTTTTTTTCTTACGGACAACAGCAGCTGCACTATTTTTGTTGATGACGAGGATAGTGATGCACAGTTAAAGATTTCGTGTCAGAAAACGCCACAGGTATGGTCATTCACAACGTTTCAAGAAGCAAAAAACTCAATAGCATCAATAGCTTGCCTTTTTCTGATACAAGACATTGAAACCTGCTCTGTTGTTACACCGCAAAATTCTAGTGGAATGCAGCTCCTCGTTACCAAACCGATTGACGAAAGCGATATGATTAACCAGGTATGGCAATGGGACCAACAATACATCAGACATTACAGCTCAAAATTATATCTGACTTCCGGTCCAAAAGGCATAACACCACGTGCTCTTACTCTAGAGAAAGATACAATTGAAAAATGGGTTTTTGACGACCACGAATTGCAAATGTTTAGTTCAACTGAAGGAGCCGTTTTGGATACCACAAACGGAAAAGTATCACTTGATACCAGCAGTAAAAGTCGTGTTAATCTGACAACTGCTAATGAAAGTGATTTATTGAACTGTGAGTCCCGTGGTCACTATTTTGCCATTAAACATGCAGAGGAGCCGTGTAAAGTATTGTGTGTGAAATCAGAGTCAGTGGGTCCAGATAATCTGTTTCGTGTTGTTGCTGTTAGTATCAGCTTTGTGACAGGGATGCTGCTTGGTCTAATGAGCCTTGCATGTACAGAACATAACAAAGCTTTTAAGATAGCATTCGCTGTCGGGGTATTATCTGCGGCTGTATGTGCTGCAGTGATTGAATCTTCTAAATTGTTTCTGAAGGAATATCAGACTGTTGAGTTTCGAGAGTTTTATACAGCAAAGCCTTTAACATGTTTGTGGCACGATTATACAGGGAAACTTAGGAGTGCAGACAACAATAGAGTTTTTAATTTGGAATCTTCAAGTGATGGTGTCGGCTTCGTGGTTCGACTGAACGCCGAAACAGATCAAGCGTGGTTATTTAAGAATGGAACTATATTCGGCAATTTTTCTACCTCCTGTGAAATTAACTTGAAAGACAACAAAGAACTGGATGTACAACAGAGCGATACATTATTGTTTAGTTGCAAAGAAACTGCCTCCAAAAATGCATCTTGGACCAAAGTTTATCACGACGGCACTATGAATTTCAGAAGGCAAGTTGTTTGCATGTACTTTTTACAACAgacaaatgaacaaaaatgtgCGTTTCTGACCGCCGACAAGAATTTATCAGAACCAATACCCCAAGTTTATTCTAATGAACAGCTTCTTGATCAAGTATGGTACTCAAGTGGCAATTCGTTAGAAAATGTGGGGACAGGTGAAAGTTTTAATGAAAACATCAGCAACTTTCAGAAGATCCCATACGACGAAGCCGATAAAATAATTAGCGTGCTAACCAAATGCCACCATAGCAGGTTTTTTATTCAGTCTGAAAATTTCCCATGCAAATTGCTTACCGTGTCAACTGATGCAGGAAGTTACAAACTAGCCTTACGCGAGTACAGTATTGAAATGTATTTCAACCAACTCTGGACAAGTAATAATGGACATTTTTATAACATAGGAACTGGAAAAAGACTTGCTACTCACAGAAGAAACTTGTCCTCGTTCGAATTTATCTTATCAAATTCCGATTTTATTCAATATGACGACTGGAGTTTTGAAAACAAGACcataaaatccacaaattcagGATGCTCTCTTTTTGCGACAGAGGTAGATGGTGATATTGAAGTTCAGTGCAAAAACAGAACTAAGTCACGATGGGATATTGTCCCCTTCGACGAAAACTTTGCATTTCTAAAAAGCGTGCTGTGtacattttttatacaaaatcagAATCCTCCATGCACATTTCTTACGGCAAACAAAACAAACGAACTAGTGTTTTTGGAGTATATGGCTACAGACGTAATTGACGACCAACTCTGGTTCATGTCAGACGGTCGCTTGGTAAATCTTCAAAGTGGTATGCCACTTACTATCAAAGCCCAGGGGAATGAAATAACCATAAGCAATGATGAATCTGGAACAGAACTAAAGTGGACTTATCTAAATGAAATGCTCCTCGAACAAAATTCGAAAGAATATTTAACTGGCTTCGCTTCAGTTCGACTTGCTACGGAAAATGAAGTCCTGGTTAATAAAAGTAAATTCTGGAATATCATAAATTCAAACACGATTGCAAATCATTTGAACACGTTCACGTGCCATTCCTCGAACACAAAGTTTTTCTTCTTAAAAAATCAAATTCGTCCATGCGAGTTGCTTACAGCAACAAGTGACAAGCACttgtcttttgaaatatttgatgaaGAATTGATTGAGAAACAATTGTGGTACATTGAAAATGGTCGATTGTTTAATGTATATACAGGAAATGTAACTAAATTTGTCAAGGACAAATCTGGTACCTTCAATATTAAAATAAGTGAAATGCTCATATACGACACTGAACAAATTATTTACCCAATGAACGATAAGCTCGTGCATGTGTACAACACAACACACGAATGCTTTCTAAGTTATATTGAACATAATGGAAGTTCCAGCCTGACTTGTCAGTTTACCGAATCAAAGGCGTCGGAGTGGAAACGTGTTGACTTTAACGAAGAACTGAGAAATGCAGATGATCTAATTTGTTTATTCTTTCTACGAAGCAAGTTAGCTCCCTGCGAATATTTGACTGGGTATGAAGAGAAGGAAGTAGTAAAAGTAAGACCTCGCATAAATGAGCTTATAGATAACCAACTGTTCTACTGGAGAAATGAATACATAGTACATATGAAAACTGGATTGCTTCTGACCGCATCCATAGATCGTTCGTCAGAAGTCACTCTTCAGCAAGAAGGTACCGAGACAGAGACATATTACCAACATTGGTCGGCACTGGGCAGTCAGATTGTACCACTGCGTCATTACTACTTAGCGTTAGAAGTGAATACAGATATTGACGGCAAGGTTGTCCTAGCTAAATCGTATTGTGAAAACCAGACTGCATGGTCACAGCAATGGTTAGAAGAACCATATCACACTTTGACTGATACATATGTCTCCGAGCCTCGAGATGAATGCATCGTCGAAGAGAAGACAAATAACACAGTTTTCTTTATTCGCAGTAAGGCACATCCATGTCTGGTCCTGGCTGGGAGTGACCAGGGAAGCTCGCCGTATTTTGAAGTTTTTGATCCCGACGACATAGACAGATTTATATGGTTTCGTGACAATCATCATATTATCAACCTTAAAACAGACCTGGCTTTGATGATCGATTTTGAGGAAGGTAGCAACGAGAACAACGTGATTATGTGGCAGTACTATGCCTTTTCTCTTGCTCAGAAGTGGACTAGGAACAAGGACGACATATTCCGATCTGGCTTGCAAAACAACTGTTTCCTTCAGTCCGAAAATTTGGATGGAATTGTCACGATTGTGTCAAAATGTTCTGAGTTAGTCATGTCGGATTTAGAAATGGTGATGTATGGTGAAGACGCCGATGCCATAAGCAGCTTAACTTGCACGTTCTTTATAAAAAGTAACGCTAAACATTGTGAGCTTTTGACGCACATTGGTGGTAACCGAATTAGGACACGACCTCTACTCACAGATCAGATCCTGCATCAGTTATGGTACTGGAAAGGAAAGAAACTGGTCAACTATGGAAATAATGGTGTTATGATAATAACAAACACTTCAAATACCGTCAAGTTACATACGTCCTATGATTCACGTTACGGATATTCGTGGTTATACACTAATTCGTTTTTCAAGTCTCAACAAGTAAAGAATGCCTTTATTACCATTTCGGAAACGACTGGTGAAATAGTGGCAGACTCGATTCTTCAAACATCCCCCGAGCTCCAACAATGGATCCTGATAGACAGAGATGAAGGGGTCAATAATCCTTCTCAGCTAATTTGTACTGattcatttaaagataaaaagCTCTATGTAGTAAGAAGCGAGCATGATTCCTGCCCTTTGCTCACGGCGACAGATAGCAGTTCTATCGGTGTTGCTAAAATGTCAAACTCTTTTTCTAGTAATGGTCTCTGGATGAAAGACAACAGTCATATAATTcatacaaatcaaagaaaatgtcttAGTGTCAAAGAGAGTGTTGTAAGTGGAACTAGCGTCTTTCTTCAACAGAAGTACTTCTATGAAAAATTACAGCATTGGTCTACCGATGATGATGTTATAAAATCCAAGTACACAAACCATTCTCAATATCTGACTTTTACGGGATCGAAAGTAGTAATGGCAAATAATTTGGCTGACAATCATGATAAACAAAAATGGAAATGGTACACTGTTGAGCAAATTGAAAACAATGACAAACTACTCCGCTGTTCACGCTGCTACAATAAAGGAGAAGAAACGGCATCTGAAGTCATATCCTATATTCCCGTGTTCGGTTGGTTATATAACCTCGGTCGTTCTATAGCTTATGGAGCAAAGAACTGTCCGGATATAGCTATATCGTCACTTATAGATGGCATAATCGATGTTGCTTTAGATGTTATAGTTGCCCTTAGTGCTGGCACAGCGTCTGCATTAGCGTATGGTGTGAAAACCGGTCTCAAACTAGGAGTGAAAGCAGGTTTTAATGCAGTCAAAACGGCGCTTAAGTCTATGATAAAGGTGACATTTAAATCTATGaaatcaaatatcttaaaatttgtaagaCGTGGCCTGAAGAAAAATATAAGCGGTCAGCTGACAAGAATACATATGAAGTCCAAAGTTGTATCTTCAGCGATAAAAAATCGCTTCTTGAGGCTAAAATCTCTCAAAAGCACTAAACTGTTTCGACTTAAGTCTTGGATAAAGAAAACgcttaaatttaaaacaattgcaCATATCAAGGACATatcaacatataaaaaaaaattcaaagctaCAATCTATAAGATCAAATCGTCTTTGAAAAGAATTCCACATATTCTTCAAAGAAAAGgtgaatatttacaaaataaggcTAGTGAAAAACTAAAGGTGTTTGGAAATTCTTTGGCAAATAGGGCCGAAAAGGCTGTAAAAAAAGTAGATGATTTATCATCAACAATAGATAACATACATCGGAGATGTAAAAGAGCACTCGGAAACTGTGTAAAGCCGATTTTGAATGACATAACGGACTATAAAGACGAAATACCGCGTATTTCAGGAAATCCAATAAAAAACGACCTTGAGGAGCTTGCTAAAAAACATGTATTGCCAGATAAAGGACAAGTAGCAGTTGTTGGACTCAAACaaggaaataaatttattgaaacagCAGAAGAGACTATAGACAAACTAAGAAGTGCAGGCAcaaaaccaaaatataaatttcctTTACCTGCAACGAACCCAAAAACATATAAAGGGAAAGACGTAATGCACACTGAGCAAAGTTTGATTGATAGAATTGAAAACACTGTAAAACAGAAGTGTAAAAAACAAGACCCTTGTGAAGTAATTTTATACACGAAGCTAGCTCCTTGTAATGAGCGAGAACCACCGAACGCAGTACCCTGTTTAACATATCTTACTGAACAATGTAAAACATGGTTCCAAAGTTCttcaacaaaatgcaaaataattttcaCTGAAACTTATTTGGATGACATTTTTACAGCTAAAATGGATGAATCTTTGGCTAGTGTATTTGGAAGAAAGAAACCAATACATAATGAATTTCCGGACGCAATACGTGAGGTAAAGAAATTTGCAGAGCAAAATTTACTTAATCTACAAAACCGTGTTTCCAGAGTCAGCTGGAACCTGAAATTTAGTGAAAGACAAAAACGTATTTTCGGACACGCAATGTCAGAGGCTGTTAAAATCGCAGAGGACGACATAAGTCTGTTCTGGCTTAACCTGTTTGGCAGGTTAGACGATATTTTTCGGGACTACCCAGTCAAGGCTGGCGTAAAACGTATACGAGAGCAAATAGACAAAGAAGTACAAGAGTTGATCCGAGTGTCACTTAATGTGGAAGCAAAAAACAGAATTACAGCAAAAgcaatatttgacataaaatattcTAGCGGCGCCGGTGATAGCATTACATTTTATCGTACGTAA